One Nocardioides aromaticivorans genomic window carries:
- a CDS encoding ATP-binding protein has translation MTSSATTLPPAAPAAREPRRAWRDLREPVLGGVASGLAAHLAVPVLWVRVAFVVATFVSGMGVLAYAALWAMLPAGPPPSVLAPGLESASRDGRRPGRARRLSDIGPVITLAALGVGVVFATGALLGTGWWVWPLAIAVAGVALLWRQADEAQRERWLDATGKVDPVRVVLGGGGWAAWGRLAAGIGLVGVAVLWLVLRDGSLTVARDATLAIVLGVGGISIVVAPFVYRLVTELSAEREERVRTQERADVAAHLHDSVLQTLALIQKNPADATRLARAQERDLRAWLYAGESLDEATVASALRAAAAEIEDAYGITVDVVAVGDCDHDEHTRPIVMAAREATTNAAKHAGVPRVDVYAEITATGIDVFVRDRGAGFDPAATPEDRLGVRRSIIDRMERHGGRAEIRSAPGEGTEVRLHLDHQQKETDE, from the coding sequence ATGACGAGCTCTGCGACCACCCTGCCCCCGGCTGCCCCCGCGGCCCGGGAGCCCCGGCGCGCCTGGCGCGACCTGCGCGAGCCGGTCCTCGGCGGCGTCGCGTCCGGCCTGGCCGCACACCTCGCGGTCCCGGTGCTCTGGGTGCGGGTGGCCTTCGTCGTCGCGACCTTCGTCAGCGGCATGGGCGTCCTCGCGTACGCCGCCCTCTGGGCGATGCTGCCCGCCGGACCCCCGCCGTCGGTGCTCGCCCCCGGCCTGGAGAGCGCGTCCCGCGACGGCCGCCGCCCCGGCCGGGCGCGCCGGCTCTCCGACATCGGGCCGGTCATCACCCTCGCGGCGCTCGGCGTCGGCGTGGTCTTCGCGACCGGCGCGCTCCTCGGCACCGGCTGGTGGGTCTGGCCGCTGGCGATCGCGGTGGCCGGTGTCGCCCTGCTGTGGCGCCAGGCCGACGAGGCCCAACGGGAGCGCTGGCTCGACGCCACCGGCAAGGTCGACCCGGTCCGGGTGGTCCTCGGCGGAGGCGGCTGGGCGGCATGGGGCCGGCTGGCCGCCGGCATCGGCCTGGTCGGCGTCGCCGTGCTCTGGCTCGTGCTGCGCGACGGCTCCCTGACCGTCGCGCGCGACGCCACCCTGGCCATCGTCCTCGGCGTAGGCGGCATCTCCATCGTCGTCGCGCCCTTCGTCTACCGCCTGGTGACCGAGCTCAGCGCCGAGCGCGAGGAGCGGGTGCGCACGCAGGAGCGCGCCGACGTCGCCGCCCACCTCCACGACTCGGTGCTGCAGACCCTCGCCCTCATCCAGAAGAACCCCGCCGACGCCACCCGGCTCGCCCGCGCCCAGGAGCGCGACCTCCGGGCCTGGCTCTACGCCGGCGAGTCGCTCGACGAGGCGACCGTGGCCAGCGCCCTGCGTGCGGCCGCCGCCGAGATCGAGGACGCCTACGGCATCACCGTCGACGTCGTGGCGGTCGGCGACTGCGACCACGACGAGCACACCCGCCCGATCGTGATGGCCGCGCGCGAGGCGACCACCAACGCGGCCAAGCACGCCGGCGTCCCGCGCGTCGACGTCTACGCCGAGATCACCGCGACCGGCATCGACGTGTTCGTCCGCGACCGCGGCGCCGGCTTCGACCCGGCCGCGACCCCGGAGGACCGGCTGGGAGTACGACGCAGCATCATCGACCGCATGGAGCGGCACGGCGGCCGGGCGGAGATCCGCTCGGCGCCGGGCGAGGGCACGGAGGTCCGGCTCCACCTGGACCACCAGCAGAAGGAGACCGATGAGTGA
- a CDS encoding LuxR C-terminal-related transcriptional regulator — protein MSEPVRVVVVDDHAMFRRGVSAELGATGAGRVEVVAEAADVDEAVAAVTTHRPAVVLLDVHLPGGGGVEVIRRVNDPDVRFLALSVSDAAEDVIGTIRGGARGYVTKTITGPELVDAIGRVADGDAVFSPRLAGFVLDAFAGAGLSADLASVDEDLDRLTEREREVMRLIARGYSYKEVAKELFISIKTVETHMSSVLRKLQLSSRHELTRWASDRRLL, from the coding sequence ATGAGTGAGCCGGTGCGCGTGGTCGTCGTCGACGACCACGCCATGTTCCGTCGCGGCGTCAGCGCCGAGCTGGGCGCCACGGGCGCGGGTCGCGTCGAGGTCGTGGCCGAGGCCGCCGACGTCGACGAGGCGGTGGCCGCGGTCACGACGCACCGGCCGGCCGTCGTACTCCTCGACGTGCACCTGCCCGGCGGCGGCGGCGTCGAGGTGATCCGCCGGGTCAACGACCCCGACGTGCGCTTCCTCGCGCTCTCGGTGTCGGACGCCGCCGAGGACGTCATCGGCACCATCCGCGGCGGCGCCCGCGGCTATGTCACCAAGACGATCACCGGCCCTGAGCTGGTCGACGCCATCGGTCGCGTGGCCGACGGCGACGCGGTCTTCTCGCCGCGACTCGCGGGCTTCGTGCTCGACGCCTTCGCCGGAGCCGGCCTCTCCGCCGACCTCGCGAGCGTCGACGAGGACCTCGACCGGCTCACCGAGCGCGAGCGCGAGGTGATGCGCCTGATCGCGCGCGGCTACTCCTACAAGGAGGTCGCCAAGGAGCTCTTCATCTCGATCAAGACGGTCGAGACCCACATGTCGTCGGTGCTGCGGAAGCTCCAGCTCTCCTCACGCCACGAGCTCACCCGCTGGGCCTCGGACCGGCGGCTGCTGTGA
- a CDS encoding M23 family metallopeptidase, which produces MGSHRADHRAPQPSSASGYVGKRVAQRAVSEAPSTYVGKRVARPVDTPAPVAPVEAAAPVVPAEPVLIRGLERTPTVELPALRDIPLLDPLTDSSTQLRAVGSVGKRRATRHSGPRGPLFKGLPTLPVAVGVATLAVAVGGAVVSADPQLASGGDRVAAANAMTGSFGNGSVTERVDTVSRDSDRDALSQANPGDLEETVELSVKQRDTALDDLAKAAEKEAAEIALNKWGLPLKSYRLTATFGEYGLWSSYHTGLDFAAPSGTPIYAVTNGTVTSASFDGAYGNKTVLTLEDGTELWFCHQTAFNVSVGDTVRTGQLIGYVGSTGHVTGPHLHLEVRPGGGDPVDPDAALRQHGVTP; this is translated from the coding sequence ATGGGTAGCCACCGAGCGGATCACCGCGCGCCGCAGCCCTCCTCTGCCTCCGGGTACGTCGGGAAGCGAGTCGCCCAGCGGGCGGTCAGCGAGGCCCCCTCGACGTACGTCGGCAAGCGCGTCGCCCGCCCGGTCGACACCCCTGCGCCGGTGGCCCCGGTCGAGGCCGCCGCTCCGGTGGTACCCGCCGAGCCGGTCCTCATCCGCGGCCTGGAGCGCACCCCGACGGTCGAGCTCCCCGCGCTGCGCGACATCCCGCTGCTCGACCCGCTGACCGACTCCTCGACGCAGCTGCGCGCGGTCGGCTCGGTCGGCAAGCGCCGCGCCACCCGCCATTCGGGCCCCCGCGGTCCCCTCTTCAAGGGACTGCCCACCCTCCCCGTCGCCGTCGGCGTCGCGACCCTCGCGGTCGCGGTCGGCGGCGCTGTCGTTTCCGCGGACCCCCAGCTCGCCTCCGGCGGCGACCGGGTCGCCGCCGCCAACGCGATGACCGGCTCCTTCGGCAACGGCTCGGTCACCGAGCGGGTCGACACGGTCAGCCGCGACTCCGACCGCGACGCGCTCTCCCAGGCCAACCCCGGCGATCTCGAGGAGACGGTCGAGCTGTCGGTCAAGCAGCGCGACACCGCCCTCGACGACCTCGCGAAGGCCGCCGAGAAGGAAGCCGCCGAGATCGCCCTCAACAAGTGGGGCCTTCCGCTCAAGAGCTACCGCCTGACCGCCACCTTCGGCGAGTACGGCCTCTGGTCGAGCTACCACACCGGCCTCGACTTCGCGGCCCCCAGCGGCACCCCGATCTACGCGGTGACCAACGGCACGGTCACCTCCGCCAGCTTCGACGGCGCCTACGGCAACAAGACCGTGCTCACCCTCGAGGACGGCACCGAGCTGTGGTTCTGCCACCAGACCGCCTTCAACGTCTCCGTCGGTGACACCGTCCGCACCGGCCAGCTCATCGGGTACGTCGGCAGCACGGGCCACGTCACCGGCCCGCACCTCCACCTCGAGGTCCGCCCCGGTGGCGGCGACCCGGTGGACCCCGACGCCGCCCTCCGCCAGCACGGCGTGACGCCCTGA
- a CDS encoding YbaK/EbsC family protein — MALTDLPQLPGLRSLPVLERPDLVAAPVAAALADWPGASGVAVVEIDPELADTAAMSAAYDLPMEAGANCVLVAGKREGEERIAACLVRADTRADVNHTVKRLLDVRKPSFLPLERAVTESEMEYGGITPVGLPTGWRLLVDARVADIDVAVIGSGLRRSKLLVPGGLLVQLPRAEVVEGLAG, encoded by the coding sequence GTGGCACTGACCGACCTCCCCCAGCTCCCCGGGCTCCGCTCGCTCCCCGTGCTCGAGCGCCCCGACCTCGTCGCCGCCCCCGTCGCCGCCGCCCTCGCGGACTGGCCGGGGGCGTCGGGCGTCGCCGTCGTCGAGATCGACCCCGAGCTCGCCGACACCGCTGCGATGAGCGCCGCCTACGACCTGCCCATGGAGGCGGGCGCCAACTGCGTCCTCGTCGCCGGCAAGCGCGAGGGCGAGGAGCGGATCGCCGCCTGCCTCGTCCGCGCCGACACCCGCGCCGACGTCAACCACACCGTCAAGCGGCTGCTCGACGTGCGCAAGCCGTCCTTCCTGCCGCTGGAGCGAGCGGTCACCGAGTCGGAGATGGAGTACGGCGGCATCACCCCCGTCGGCCTCCCCACCGGCTGGCGGCTGCTGGTCGACGCGCGGGTCGCCGACATCGACGTCGCCGTGATCGGCTCGGGACTGCGCCGCTCGAAGCTGCTCGTTCCGGGAGGCCTGCTCGTGCAGCTCCCGCGCGCCGAGGTCGTGGAAGGACTCGCCGGCTGA
- a CDS encoding M15 family metallopeptidase: MRSLAATLVVVAALGAGCSDSPQPSSSPSSSPSSSPSSPGTTTAAPSSETPPTPGPSYSDWELGVHVLPRTADGFGEILPTPKALRVRRYPTTDLLPPPADGRFHSTIGPVTPAIRERMGETWSPACPVALADLAYLNVSFRGFDGAAHTGELVVAADRAEDVVSVFRALFAASYPIEEMRLPTTADLDAPPTGDGNNTAGLVCRASRGTTTWSAHAYGLAIDVNPFLNPYSKGDLVLPERASAYLDRSRTQPGVIHAGDLVVREFARIGWSWGGSWSSLKDYQHFTATGR, translated from the coding sequence GTGAGGTCGCTCGCCGCGACGCTGGTGGTCGTCGCGGCGCTGGGCGCGGGGTGCTCGGACAGCCCGCAGCCGTCGAGCTCCCCGTCGAGCTCCCCGTCGAGCTCCCCGTCGAGCCCGGGTACGACGACCGCCGCTCCCTCGTCGGAGACTCCGCCGACCCCCGGGCCGTCGTACTCGGACTGGGAGCTGGGCGTCCACGTCCTGCCCCGTACGGCTGACGGCTTCGGCGAGATCCTGCCGACGCCGAAGGCGCTGCGAGTACGGCGCTACCCGACGACCGACCTGCTCCCGCCGCCGGCCGACGGGCGCTTCCACTCGACCATCGGCCCGGTGACGCCGGCGATCCGGGAGCGGATGGGGGAGACGTGGTCACCCGCCTGCCCGGTCGCGCTGGCCGACCTGGCCTACCTCAACGTCTCGTTCCGGGGCTTCGACGGCGCCGCGCACACCGGCGAGCTCGTCGTGGCCGCCGACCGGGCCGAGGACGTGGTGTCGGTGTTCCGGGCGCTCTTCGCGGCGTCGTACCCGATCGAGGAGATGCGGCTGCCGACGACCGCCGACCTCGATGCCCCGCCCACCGGCGACGGCAACAACACCGCGGGCCTGGTCTGCCGGGCCTCGCGGGGAACCACGACGTGGTCGGCCCACGCCTACGGCCTGGCGATCGACGTCAACCCGTTCCTGAACCCCTACAGCAAGGGCGACCTCGTGCTCCCGGAGCGCGCGTCGGCGTACCTCGACCGCAGCCGGACCCAACCCGGCGTCATCCACGCCGGCGACCTGGTCGTGCGCGAGTTCGCCCGGATCGGGTGGTCGTGGGGCGGATCGTGGAGCTCGCTGAAGGACTACCAGCACTTCACCGCGACGGGCCGCTGA
- the sucC gene encoding ADP-forming succinate--CoA ligase subunit beta — protein MDLMEYQAKELFAKHGVATTLGVVVETAEEAKAAAEQIGGVTVIKAQVKAGGRGKAGGVKIAKTPDEAFQYATDILNLTIKDLPVNRVLVTPATPPEEEYYFSFLLDRSNRQYLCIASVEGGVEIEEVAKTNPDAVKQIAIDPGKGVDAAKAREIATGAGFPEPVFEQAVKMIEDLYKVFVEEDATLVEVNPLARLAGDKLEALDGKVSLDDNASEVRHPDHEQFEIREEADPLEAKAKDLGLNYVKLDGQVGIIGNGAGLVMSTLDVVAYAGENHGGVKPANFLDIGGGANAQVMANGLDVILNDEQVKSVFVNVFGGITACDEVANGIKGALELLGDKATKPLVVRLDGNAVEAGRAILNELNHPLVTQVDTMDGAADKAAELANA, from the coding sequence GTGGACCTGATGGAGTACCAAGCGAAGGAGCTCTTCGCGAAGCACGGAGTGGCCACCACCCTCGGAGTGGTCGTCGAGACCGCTGAGGAGGCCAAGGCCGCTGCCGAGCAGATCGGCGGCGTCACCGTCATCAAGGCGCAGGTCAAGGCCGGCGGCCGCGGCAAGGCGGGTGGCGTCAAGATCGCGAAGACCCCTGACGAGGCCTTCCAGTACGCCACGGACATCCTGAACCTGACGATCAAGGACCTCCCGGTCAACCGGGTCCTCGTCACCCCGGCGACCCCGCCGGAGGAGGAGTACTACTTCTCCTTCCTGCTGGACCGGTCGAACCGCCAGTACCTCTGCATCGCGTCCGTCGAGGGTGGTGTCGAGATCGAGGAGGTCGCGAAGACCAACCCCGACGCCGTCAAGCAGATCGCGATCGACCCGGGCAAGGGCGTCGACGCGGCCAAGGCGCGCGAGATCGCGACCGGGGCGGGCTTCCCGGAGCCGGTGTTCGAGCAGGCCGTGAAGATGATCGAGGACCTCTACAAGGTCTTCGTCGAGGAGGACGCCACCCTCGTCGAGGTGAACCCGCTCGCGCGGCTCGCCGGCGACAAGCTCGAGGCCCTCGACGGCAAGGTGTCGCTCGACGACAACGCCTCCGAGGTCCGGCACCCCGACCACGAGCAGTTCGAGATCCGCGAGGAGGCCGACCCGCTCGAGGCGAAGGCCAAGGACCTCGGCCTCAACTACGTCAAGCTCGACGGCCAGGTCGGCATCATCGGCAACGGCGCGGGCCTGGTCATGAGCACCCTCGACGTCGTCGCGTACGCCGGCGAGAACCACGGCGGCGTGAAGCCGGCCAACTTCCTGGACATCGGCGGTGGCGCCAACGCCCAGGTGATGGCCAACGGCCTCGACGTCATCCTCAACGACGAGCAGGTCAAGTCGGTCTTCGTGAACGTCTTCGGTGGCATCACCGCGTGCGACGAGGTCGCCAACGGCATCAAGGGCGCCCTCGAGCTCCTCGGTGACAAGGCCACCAAGCCGCTCGTCGTGCGCCTGGACGGCAACGCCGTCGAGGCCGGTCGCGCGATCCTGAACGAGCTGAACCACCCGCTCGTCACCCAGGTCGACACCATGGACGGCGCGGCCGACAAGGCCGCCGAGCTGGCGAACGCCTGA
- a CDS encoding PspC domain-containing protein, producing the protein MNAPNDTETGPSGPYGPEPGESGPRVTRDEVRDLARLRRSRTDRKVSGVAGGIARHLDIDPLLVRVAFVILTFFGGGGLILYGVAWVLVPEEETGDTVIRTDEGVRTAALIIAGVLAVASVIGDSVGGIDFPWPLLVVGLVLLVVFGSKQAKGKRAGADTLVPPPPGAPGPSYETYRPWQPPQRPRPVDPRRRGPLLFPFTLALTALAVGVVGTMDLAGVDVVPSAYPATVLGVVGLMLLVGAFFGRAGGLIFVGLLAALATAVTSVVDDDHIGEVRETPQSAAQLDASYGLGIGDMVIDLTEIPADELAQLDGDKLEVDNRVGHIRVIVPDEGLRVDVDAQIVAGEVVLFDTKKSDSSKKASWGDADEPTLTIEADMFLGQVEVLTEEQAA; encoded by the coding sequence ATGAACGCACCGAACGACACCGAGACCGGCCCGTCCGGACCGTACGGGCCCGAGCCCGGCGAGTCCGGCCCCCGCGTGACCCGCGACGAGGTCCGCGACCTCGCCCGGCTGCGCCGGAGCCGGACCGACCGCAAGGTGTCCGGTGTGGCCGGGGGCATCGCCCGCCACCTCGACATCGACCCGCTGCTGGTGCGCGTGGCCTTCGTGATCCTGACCTTCTTCGGTGGCGGCGGCCTGATCCTGTACGGCGTCGCGTGGGTCCTGGTGCCGGAGGAGGAGACCGGTGACACGGTGATCCGCACCGACGAGGGCGTGCGGACCGCAGCGCTGATCATCGCCGGCGTGCTGGCGGTCGCCTCGGTGATCGGCGACTCGGTCGGCGGGATCGACTTCCCGTGGCCGCTGCTCGTGGTCGGCCTGGTGCTGCTGGTCGTGTTCGGCAGCAAGCAGGCCAAGGGCAAGCGGGCCGGAGCGGACACGCTGGTGCCGCCCCCGCCGGGCGCGCCCGGACCGTCGTACGAGACCTACCGCCCGTGGCAGCCGCCGCAGCGCCCGCGCCCGGTCGACCCGCGGCGCCGGGGTCCGCTGCTGTTCCCGTTCACCCTCGCCCTCACCGCCCTCGCCGTCGGCGTCGTCGGCACGATGGACCTCGCCGGCGTCGACGTGGTGCCCTCGGCCTACCCGGCGACCGTCCTGGGCGTGGTCGGCCTGATGCTGCTGGTCGGCGCCTTCTTCGGCCGGGCCGGCGGGCTCATCTTCGTCGGGCTCCTGGCGGCACTGGCGACCGCGGTGACCTCCGTGGTCGACGACGACCACATCGGTGAGGTGCGGGAGACCCCGCAGAGCGCCGCACAGCTCGACGCGAGCTACGGGCTGGGGATCGGCGACATGGTGATCGACCTGACCGAGATCCCCGCCGACGAGCTGGCCCAGCTCGACGGCGACAAGCTCGAGGTCGACAACCGGGTCGGCCACATCCGCGTGATCGTGCCCGACGAGGGCCTCCGCGTCGACGTGGACGCGCAGATCGTCGCGGGCGAGGTCGTCCTGTTCGACACCAAGAAGTCCGACAGCTCGAAGAAGGCGTCCTGGGGTGACGCCGACGAACCCACCCTCACCATCGAGGCCGACATGTTCCTCGGCCAGGTCGAGGTCCTCACGGAGGAGCAGGCAGCATGA
- a CDS encoding type IV toxin-antitoxin system AbiEi family antitoxin domain-containing protein → MNARVAALMSAQWGLVTRRQALEAGMTGARIDHLLRTHRWEALRTGVYAETAFTALLSTALQRKVLADRAASLRIAAAHVMSHHSAADLLRMPLLNERTPNTHVTRPGIVGSHLRHGVKHHLAPYAPHQVVTVEGVQVLDRARTALDVAREEGYLAGLVAADAAMRAGTSRHELSAAAAAMRCWPHVNVVRDVIASASALTDSIAETLGRDLVTELGYGVPQPQFGLTADGRTVWCDLRLGRHFFEIDSRLKLRPLAAGGLSVRAPEETLWDEKLRQDFVTGFKTGVSRLTWDDFFGRRRRAALDRCRREFLDTCARFGTDISDLAQFRPRSPKPPVAVPAGPLLPAWLP, encoded by the coding sequence ATGAATGCTCGTGTGGCTGCGCTGATGAGCGCCCAGTGGGGCCTGGTCACGCGCCGGCAGGCGCTCGAGGCCGGCATGACCGGCGCACGCATCGACCACCTCCTGCGCACCCACCGGTGGGAGGCGCTGCGAACGGGCGTGTACGCCGAGACCGCCTTCACTGCCCTGCTGTCCACCGCGCTCCAGCGGAAGGTCCTGGCGGACCGGGCGGCGAGTCTTCGGATCGCGGCCGCGCACGTGATGAGCCACCACTCCGCGGCCGACCTGTTGCGCATGCCACTGCTGAACGAGCGGACGCCGAACACGCACGTCACGCGGCCGGGCATCGTCGGGTCGCACCTCCGACACGGGGTCAAGCACCACCTGGCGCCCTACGCGCCGCACCAGGTGGTGACGGTCGAGGGCGTGCAGGTGCTGGACCGGGCACGTACGGCGCTCGACGTCGCGCGGGAGGAGGGCTACCTCGCCGGACTCGTTGCCGCCGACGCCGCGATGCGCGCTGGAACGAGCAGGCACGAGCTCTCGGCAGCAGCCGCCGCGATGCGTTGCTGGCCCCACGTGAACGTCGTCCGCGACGTGATCGCGTCAGCCTCGGCGTTGACCGACTCGATCGCCGAGACCCTCGGGCGCGACCTCGTCACCGAGCTGGGCTACGGCGTTCCCCAGCCACAGTTCGGGCTGACGGCCGACGGGCGGACCGTCTGGTGTGACCTGCGGCTCGGACGCCACTTCTTCGAGATCGACAGCCGCCTGAAGCTGCGACCGCTCGCGGCGGGCGGGCTGTCGGTGAGGGCGCCCGAGGAGACCTTGTGGGACGAGAAGCTGCGGCAGGACTTCGTCACCGGCTTCAAGACCGGCGTGTCGCGCCTGACCTGGGACGACTTCTTCGGACGACGGCGCCGGGCGGCCCTGGACCGGTGCCGCCGCGAGTTCCTCGATACCTGCGCCAGGTTCGGCACCGACATCTCCGACCTGGCGCAGTTCCGGCCACGGAGCCCCAAGCCCCCGGTCGCCGTACCAGCCGGACCGCTGCTACCCGCGTGGCTCCCGTAG
- the pcrA gene encoding DNA helicase PcrA, with translation MIDAHSTTPPALTAEALLEGLNGPQQEAVKHEGTPLLVVAGAGSGKTRVLTRRIAWLIAVRKAHPGSILAITFTNKAAAEMKERVSELVGNRARVMWVSTFHSACVRILRKEVEHLGYERVKSNFSIYDAQDQKRLITLVCNDLELDPRKFQPGPVLHWISNHKNELRDPDEVAAEARNSIDETYAAAYKAYQRRLREANAFDFDDLIMETVRLFQLKPEIRETYRRRFRHILVDEYQDTNHAQYALIHQLCGQDLEEHDPTTLDGRPADRVPPAELMVVGDADQSIYAFRGADIRNIMDFEQDFPDARTVMLEQNYRSTQTILTAANAVIERNDSRKPKRLWSDAGDGEKIVGYVADDEHDEARFVSGEIDKLTDAGGLKPSDVAVFYRTNAQSRVFEEIFIRTGMPYKVVGGVRFYERREVRDALAYLRMLVNPDDQVSLRRILNTPKRGIGDRAVLAITTFADRERITFWEALQRAGEAPGLATRSQTNIEAFVAMVQDLQQMVAAGERPDVILETVLDRSGYLASLEDSDDPQDATRIENLAELVAVAREFAEDPVAGPSADPADVDAGTVEPGLGDFLERVALVADADSIPDAPDPDDPDAPEDTGVVTLMTLHTAKGLEFPVVFLTGMEDGVFPHSRALGDKPELEEERRLAYVGITRARQRLYVSRAMVRSAWGAPAMNPGSRFLGELPIDLVDWRRTEADQTRWSRPAYGNAGRYDGGGSSYGSGGGGMGAPTAAGRRNFSSAAARADAAAKSKPSRAIPVLAPGDKVTHDSFGLGTVVSVEGQGDKSVASIDFGSDGVKRLLLRYAPVEKL, from the coding sequence ATGATCGACGCACACAGCACCACGCCCCCGGCCCTCACCGCAGAAGCGCTCCTGGAGGGTCTCAACGGCCCCCAGCAGGAGGCGGTGAAGCACGAGGGCACGCCCCTCCTCGTGGTCGCCGGGGCGGGGTCCGGGAAGACGCGGGTGCTGACCCGGCGGATCGCGTGGCTGATCGCGGTGCGCAAGGCCCACCCCGGCTCGATCCTGGCCATCACCTTCACGAACAAGGCCGCGGCCGAGATGAAGGAGCGGGTCAGCGAGCTGGTCGGCAACCGCGCCCGGGTCATGTGGGTCAGCACCTTCCACTCGGCGTGCGTGCGGATCCTGCGCAAGGAGGTCGAGCACCTCGGCTACGAGCGGGTGAAGTCGAACTTCTCGATCTACGACGCCCAGGACCAGAAGCGGCTGATCACGCTGGTCTGCAACGACCTCGAGCTCGACCCGCGCAAGTTCCAGCCCGGTCCGGTGCTGCACTGGATCAGCAACCACAAGAACGAGCTGCGCGACCCCGACGAGGTCGCCGCGGAGGCCCGCAACAGCATCGACGAGACCTACGCTGCGGCGTACAAGGCCTACCAGCGGCGGTTGCGCGAGGCCAACGCGTTCGACTTCGACGACCTGATCATGGAGACGGTCCGGCTCTTCCAGCTCAAGCCGGAGATCCGCGAGACCTACCGGCGGCGGTTCCGGCACATCCTGGTCGACGAGTACCAGGACACCAACCACGCGCAGTATGCGCTCATCCACCAGCTCTGCGGGCAGGACCTCGAGGAGCACGACCCGACCACCCTCGACGGGCGACCCGCCGACCGGGTGCCGCCGGCCGAGCTGATGGTCGTCGGTGACGCGGACCAGTCGATCTACGCCTTCCGGGGCGCCGACATCCGCAACATCATGGACTTCGAGCAGGACTTCCCCGACGCGCGGACGGTCATGCTCGAGCAGAACTACCGCTCCACCCAGACCATCCTCACCGCCGCCAACGCGGTCATCGAGCGCAACGACAGCCGCAAGCCGAAGCGCCTGTGGTCCGACGCCGGCGACGGCGAGAAGATCGTCGGGTACGTCGCCGACGACGAGCACGACGAGGCCCGCTTCGTCTCCGGCGAGATCGACAAGCTGACCGACGCGGGCGGGTTGAAGCCGTCCGACGTGGCGGTGTTCTACCGGACCAATGCGCAGTCGCGGGTGTTCGAGGAGATCTTCATCCGCACCGGCATGCCCTACAAGGTCGTCGGCGGCGTGCGCTTCTACGAGCGGCGCGAGGTGCGTGACGCGCTCGCCTACCTGCGGATGCTGGTCAACCCCGACGACCAGGTCTCGCTGCGCCGCATCCTCAACACCCCCAAGCGGGGGATCGGCGACCGCGCCGTCCTCGCGATCACGACGTTCGCCGACCGCGAGCGGATCACCTTCTGGGAGGCGCTCCAGCGCGCCGGCGAGGCGCCGGGCCTGGCCACCCGCAGCCAGACCAACATCGAGGCGTTCGTCGCGATGGTCCAGGACCTGCAGCAGATGGTCGCGGCGGGGGAGCGGCCCGACGTGATCCTCGAGACCGTGCTCGACCGCTCCGGCTACCTCGCCAGCCTCGAGGACTCCGACGACCCGCAGGACGCCACCCGCATCGAGAACCTCGCCGAGCTCGTCGCCGTGGCGCGGGAGTTCGCCGAGGACCCGGTCGCCGGTCCGTCGGCCGACCCCGCCGACGTGGACGCCGGCACCGTCGAGCCCGGTCTCGGCGACTTCCTCGAGCGGGTCGCGCTCGTCGCCGACGCCGACTCGATCCCCGACGCCCCCGACCCGGATGACCCCGACGCCCCCGAGGACACCGGCGTGGTCACCCTGATGACCCTGCACACCGCGAAGGGCCTCGAGTTCCCGGTCGTCTTCCTCACCGGCATGGAGGACGGCGTCTTCCCGCACTCCCGCGCGCTCGGCGACAAGCCCGAGCTCGAGGAGGAGCGCCGGCTCGCCTACGTCGGCATCACCCGCGCCCGCCAGCGCCTCTACGTCTCCCGGGCGATGGTCCGCTCCGCGTGGGGCGCCCCCGCCATGAACCCGGGCTCCCGCTTCCTCGGCGAGCTGCCGATCGACCTCGTCGACTGGCGCCGCACCGAGGCCGACCAGACCCGCTGGTCCCGCCCCGCCTACGGCAACGCCGGCCGGTACGACGGCGGCGGGTCGTCGTACGGCAGCGGCGGTGGCGGGATGGGCGCCCCCACCGCGGCCGGCCGCCGCAACTTCAGCTCGGCAGCCGCGCGCGCCGACGCCGCCGCGAAGTCGAAGCCGTCACGCGCGATCCCCGTGCTGGCCCCCGGCGACAAGGTCACCCACGACTCGTTCGGCCTCGGGACGGTCGTGTCCGTGGAGGGCCAGGGCGACAAGTCCGTCGCGTCGATCGACTTCGGCTCCGACGGGGTGAAGCGCCTGCTGCTGCGCTACGCGCCGGTGGAGAAGCTCTAG